In Sphingobacterium sp. PCS056, the following proteins share a genomic window:
- a CDS encoding GtrA family protein, with protein sequence MNAKLKEFFRAQLSAFVGGLSDFGIYTFCYKVLSISPAFSNVISGSLGAVVNFVINRYWSFNNTSAPLGKQLGKFVIVVAGSILLKSLGIYLLDDRLHLHPLLSKVIVEIIVSLGFNYTLQRFWVFKK encoded by the coding sequence ATGAATGCAAAACTAAAAGAATTCTTTAGAGCGCAATTATCAGCTTTTGTAGGTGGTCTTTCAGATTTTGGCATTTATACTTTCTGCTATAAAGTACTCAGTATTTCGCCCGCATTTTCAAATGTAATTAGTGGCTCTTTAGGGGCGGTCGTTAATTTTGTAATCAACCGTTACTGGTCTTTCAATAATACTTCGGCCCCACTTGGAAAACAGCTAGGTAAATTTGTAATCGTAGTTGCTGGAAGTATACTCCTAAAGTCACTTGGCATTTATCTGTTGGATGACAGATTACATTTACATCCTTTGCTATCAAAAGTGATTGTGGAGATTATTGTTTCGTTAGGATTCAATTATACGCTTCAACGCTTTTGGGTTTTTAAAAAGTAG